Genomic DNA from Haloplanus aerogenes:
GGAGGAACCGGTAGAGGACGAACACCGCCGTTCCAAGAAGGGCACCGAACCAGAGCGTGCCGACGCGGATGACGAGCGTGGAACTGACGGCGACCGTCCGCGAGTAGCCGAGGACGACGAGCAACCCGACCATCGTCGCTTCGGCGGCGGCCAGGCCGCCGGGAAGCAGGCTCGCAGCGCCGACCACGGAGCCGAGGCCGAACACGAACAGCGCGAGGAGGAGCGAAGAATCGACGACGAACCCGTTCAGGACGATCCACAGCGCGACCCCTTCGAGCCCCCACGCGACGACGCTGATGCCCATCGAGACGACGAGCGGTCGGAGCCGGAAGAGCGTGTACGTATTGTCGTAGAACTCCCGTACGTCGTCGGCGTATCCGCCGATCACCGGAATCGTCTCGAGGCCGTCGAGCAGTCGCAGACAGAGGGTGCGCCACTGGATGAGCATCAGCCCGCCGAAAAACAGTGCCGCGACGACTACCAGCGTCGTCGACGACTGCTGATAGACGACGAGACCGAGGCCGGCGAACGCCATCAGCGCGAGCAGGTCGGTGACACGCTCCGCGCCGACGACCGACGCCGTTCGATTCACGGCGACATCGTGGAGGTCCCGGAGGAACCACGCCTTCCAGACTTCGCCGGCCTTGCCCGGGGTGACGACCATCATGAGGCCGCTCACGAACACCAACAGACTCGATCTGAGGGGCACGTCGATGCCGAGTTCGTGCAGGTAGAACTCCCACTTCAAAAATCGGACGCCGTAACTGACGGCGACGAGTCCGAACACGGCGCCGATTCGCCACCACTCGAGGAGCGTGAGCGCATCGACCACCGCATCGGCGTCCCCAAAGAGGAAGAGACCGAAGAACACGACGACGGTCAACAGCGCTGTGACCCAGAGACCGTGTGTTCGAACCGCGCGTCGCACACGGGGGAGAACGCCGCTCATCGCTGCAGGAGAGCGAGGGCGTCGTTGAGTTTCGTGGCGACGTGCCCCGACAGGTACCCTCCACGGCCGCCAGTCTCGGTCGTGCCTGCGAGAATCGCGTCGAGAACGGGCCCCCCACACTCCGTGTAGGCGCGCCCGATCTCCATCGGGAAGTGGGCGTCGCTGCCGCCTGTGATCGCGAGGTCGTGTTCGGCTGCGAACGAGCGGGCCGCCCGGTTGTAGCGCGAAAAGACGCACCGCGAGTTCGTCACTTCGACACCGTCGACCGCGGCGGCAATCCGATCGAGATCCTCGGCGTAGTATTCACGGAGCCTGTCGAAGGGGTGTGAGAGGACGGCCACGCCACCCTGCTCGTGAACGTGATCGACGACCGTGAGTGGATCCGCTTTCGGCGGCACCTCGTCGACACCGAGGGCGAGCAGGTGCCCCTGCGAAGTCGTCACCTCGACCCCCGGAACGACGGTGAGGGAGTCGGGTGCGAGCCTCGCCACCGCGGCGTAGCCGTCGAGCGTGTCGTGATCGGTGATGGCGATACCGTCCAGACCGGCGGCGACCGCGGCGTCGACGATCCCGGAAGGCGTCGCGCGCGAACACGGCGACGCGTCGGTGTGGACTTGCAAATCGAAGCGGCTCATCGAATCACCTGCACGACGAGAGCCGGGACGTTGTACAGCACACCGGCGGCGGTGAGTCCCCACAAAAAGAGATTCAGGATCGACGGGCGGTCGGTCAGCAGATACTCGGGTCGGCCGGCGATGTCGGTCGTGTAGACGAGGTGGTGGTACCGAAAGGCGCCGAAGAAGGCGAACGGGAGCGTCAGCATCATCGTATGACTGGTTCGTGAGAAGGAGTACAGCGAGTACGCCATTAACAGCGTTGCCATCGTCATCACGAGGAGTTGATCGAGGTTTCCCTCCGAATACGCGTCGAGCACCACCCGAGTGTCACGGGGATCGGTGGCGAGTTCCAGTTCGCTCCGGCGCTTGCCGAGGGCGAGCACCAGCGCGAGGAGGAAGGTGCTGACGATCAACCACGGACTCAAGAACACGCCGATGGCGACGACACCGGCGACTGCGCGGAGCACGAACCCGATGGCGACGACGAGAATATCGACGAAGACGACGTGTTTGAGATAGAGCGAGTAGAGCGCATTCTGGGCGAGATAGACGCCCAAGACGGCGAGAAACAGGGGGCCAAGACTGTAGGCAGCGACGAGACCCGCGACGACGAGTGAGCCGCCGAAAGCGACGGCAATCGGGACGGATACCTGTCCGCTGGCGATGGGGCGGTGTCGTTTCTCCGGGTGGTTTCGATCCTCCTCCAGGTCGCTAACGTCGTTGAAGATGTAGGCCGCGCCGGCTATCGCGGTGAACGCCGCCACGCCGACGAGGAGTTCGATCCACGCGCCGAGATTCAAGAGGTTCTTCGAGAAGACGATTCCCAGAACCATCACGCCCTGTTTGTACCACTGCCACGGACGGAGTGCCCGGCACAATCCAGTGACCGTGGCGACTGGATTGGTCGCGGAAAGTTCCGTCATTCGGTTGTTCGGATTTCCGACAGCGGATATATAAATATTCGGTCACGGCGTCAGGTTAATCCGCTCCGGCGAGATACTGGTCACGGGTTCGGCCATCGGAGTATAGATCCGCAAGGACGTGCGTGTACACCGACGCGAGCGTACAGATCGCCCAGTAGCGGCTCACGGGGTAGAGGAAGGCAACGAGTGCGCCGCCGAGGAGGAGGTGACTCAGAAGCCGCTGATCGCGCCAGACATCGCCGTGGTCGAATATCGACGCCTGATCGGCGAAGATCCGTGACGGGTCGCGGAGACACCGCCGGAGGCTGGTCCAGTCGCCACGGTTCAGGCGAGCGATTACGAAGTGATCGAAGTCGATTCCGACGCCGAGGGCGACGAAGTACACCCACAGGAGGATCCGAGAGTGCTGGGCGGGGGCAGCGGCGGCGACGGGGATGCCGAGGACGGCGGCGAGGAGTGCGTGGTTTCGAGAGTACATCGTAGATCAGTCTCGACTAGCGGTGACAGCGGGAGATGGAGAGAGGAACAATAAAGACACTGCGTTAGTCAGTCCGACACAATGAGTGAGTCGGATCAAGAGACGTCTCCGGTATCTCACTACGACTCGGTGGTAGTGACGGGCGGAACGGGGTTCCTCGGCCTGCACACGTGTCAGCACTTCGCAGAGCGGGGATATGACGTGACGGCGCTGGATCTGAAACCGTTCGACGCGGCGGACGACACGGCAGGTATCGACTTCGTCGAAGCGGACGTTCGCGACGAAGACGCCGTCGTCGAAGCGTTCGAACGGGCGAACGCCGACGTGGTCGTCCACACGGCGGCAGCCCTGCCCCTCTGGGACGACGCCAAGATTCGCGATGTGACGATCGGCGGGACGCGCTCCGTCCTGTGGGCCGCGAAGGAACTCGACATCGACCGCGTCGTCTACGTCTCCTCGACCGCGGTCTACGGAACCCACGACACGCATCCGATCACCGAGGAGTCGCCGCTGGACGGCGTCGGGCCGTACGGCGAGGCGAAGATCGAGGCCGAAAACGTCTGCAGGGACTTCCGTCGAATGGGAATGTGCGTCCCCATCGTCAGGCCAAAGACGTTCATCGGCCCACAGCGCCTCGGCGTCTTTCAGGTGCTCTTCGACTGGGTGGAAGACGGTGCGAACGTTCCCCTCGTCGGCTGGGGGAACAACCGGTAC
This window encodes:
- a CDS encoding lysylphosphatidylglycerol synthase transmembrane domain-containing protein — translated: MSGVLPRVRRAVRTHGLWVTALLTVVVFFGLFLFGDADAVVDALTLLEWWRIGAVFGLVAVSYGVRFLKWEFYLHELGIDVPLRSSLLVFVSGLMMVVTPGKAGEVWKAWFLRDLHDVAVNRTASVVGAERVTDLLALMAFAGLGLVVYQQSSTTLVVVAALFFGGLMLIQWRTLCLRLLDGLETIPVIGGYADDVREFYDNTYTLFRLRPLVVSMGISVVAWGLEGVALWIVLNGFVVDSSLLLALFVFGLGSVVGAASLLPGGLAAAEATMVGLLVVLGYSRTVAVSSTLVIRVGTLWFGALLGTAVFVLYRFLRNRRNSTPVDG
- a CDS encoding PHP domain-containing protein, whose amino-acid sequence is MSRFDLQVHTDASPCSRATPSGIVDAAVAAGLDGIAITDHDTLDGYAAVARLAPDSLTVVPGVEVTTSQGHLLALGVDEVPPKADPLTVVDHVHEQGGVAVLSHPFDRLREYYAEDLDRIAAAVDGVEVTNSRCVFSRYNRAARSFAAEHDLAITGGSDAHFPMEIGRAYTECGGPVLDAILAGTTETGGRGGYLSGHVATKLNDALALLQR
- a CDS encoding UbiA prenyltransferase family protein, which produces MTELSATNPVATVTGLCRALRPWQWYKQGVMVLGIVFSKNLLNLGAWIELLVGVAAFTAIAGAAYIFNDVSDLEEDRNHPEKRHRPIASGQVSVPIAVAFGGSLVVAGLVAAYSLGPLFLAVLGVYLAQNALYSLYLKHVVFVDILVVAIGFVLRAVAGVVAIGVFLSPWLIVSTFLLALVLALGKRRSELELATDPRDTRVVLDAYSEGNLDQLLVMTMATLLMAYSLYSFSRTSHTMMLTLPFAFFGAFRYHHLVYTTDIAGRPEYLLTDRPSILNLFLWGLTAAGVLYNVPALVVQVIR
- a CDS encoding NAD-dependent epimerase/dehydratase family protein, which gives rise to MSESDQETSPVSHYDSVVVTGGTGFLGLHTCQHFAERGYDVTALDLKPFDAADDTAGIDFVEADVRDEDAVVEAFERANADVVVHTAAALPLWDDAKIRDVTIGGTRSVLWAAKELDIDRVVYVSSTAVYGTHDTHPITEESPLDGVGPYGEAKIEAENVCRDFRRMGMCVPIVRPKTFIGPQRLGVFQVLFDWVEDGANVPLVGWGNNRYQLLHVKDLVRAIELLFSRDEGEVNDTFNVGATEYETMKEDFQALLDEAGTGKRVVGTPAPLTVLALRVLNELDLSPLYPWVYETAHEDSYVSVEKLRGLGWDPEYSNEEALIDTYHWYLENYEPTQEQTGKDHRVAWDQGALTLVKYAFKQF